Proteins encoded in a region of the Ranitomeya imitator isolate aRanImi1 chromosome 9, aRanImi1.pri, whole genome shotgun sequence genome:
- the LOC138649668 gene encoding NADH-cytochrome b5 reductase 2 codes for METGVVVALAVVGVTLLLFLIRSLGSQQKKAAVTLLDPNTKYPLPLIDKQEISHDTKRFRFGLPSSEHILGLPIGQHVYLSAKVNGSLVVRAYTPVSSDEVKGHVDLVVKVYYKKVHPKFPDGGKMSQYLDGLKIGDTVDFRGPNGLLVYKGKGKFAIRPDKKSEPQTKSTKHLGMLAGGTGITPMLQLIRHITQDPNDDTRCSLIFANQTEDDILVRSELESVMKSHPEQFKLFYTLDRPPQGWKHGSGFVTADMIKKHLPPPSDNPLVLMCGPPPMIQFACQDNLTKLGYPEERRFSY; via the exons ATG GAAACCGGTGTGGTGGTCGCGCTTGCCGTGGTTGGCGTCACCCTTTTATTATTCCTCATCCGATCCTTAGGATCTCAGCAGAAGAAAGCAGCGGTCACCCTCCTGGATCCGAACACCAAGTATCCGTTGCCGCTGATCGACAAGCAG GAAATCAGCCATGACACCAAGAGATTCAGGTTTGGCCTCCCGTCGTCCGAACACATCCTGGGGCTTCCTATAG GGCAACACGTTTATCTGTCAGCAAAAGTGAATGGCAGCTTGGTGGTCCGGGCGTACACCCCCGTGTCCAGCGATGAGGTGAAAGGTCACGTGGACCTTGTTGTAAAG GTTTACTACAAAAAAGTGCACCCAAAATTCCCGGATGGGGGGAAAATGTCCCAGTATTTGGACGGCCTAAAGATCGGGGACACCGTGGATTTCCGTGGCCCCAATGGTCTTCTGGTCTACAAGGGAAAGG GTAAATTCGCCATCAGACCGGATAAGAAGTCGGAGCCTCAGACTAAGTCCACTAAGCACCTGGGGATGCTGgcgggggggacag gcattacTCCAATGCTGCAGCTGATCCGTCACATCACTCAGGATCCGAACGATGACACGAGATGTTCCCTCATATTCGCCAACCAG ACTGAAGACGACATTTTAGTTCGGTCAGAGCTGGAATCTGTCATGAAGTCTCATCCGGAGCAGTTTAAGCTTTTCTACACTCTGGACCGTCCGCCACAAG GTTGGAAACATGGAAGCGGATTTGTCACGGCCGACATGATAAAGAAGCATCTGCCTCCCCCTTCAGACAACCCCTTGGTGCTTATGTGCGGCCCCCCACCTATGATCCAGTTTGCATGTCAGGACAACCTGACCAAGCTCGGGTACCCGGAGGAGCGGAGATTCTCCTACTAA